From one Idiomarina sp. X4 genomic stretch:
- a CDS encoding HigA family addiction module antitoxin, with the protein MRTTQRRPITVGQMLVTEFLEPMNVSIRELAEAMGVHRNTLSRIAHDKGFLTAPMAIKLAAAFGNTPEFWLNIQHAVELWDVRHKAYEQEAKNVKRLKPHDSSYQKA; encoded by the coding sequence ATGAGAACGACACAACGCCGCCCAATAACGGTTGGGCAGATGCTCGTCACAGAGTTCCTCGAGCCTATGAACGTTAGTATTCGCGAACTAGCAGAAGCAATGGGCGTTCACCGTAACACGCTTAGCCGAATAGCCCATGACAAAGGATTTCTGACAGCTCCGATGGCAATTAAACTAGCAGCCGCGTTCGGTAATACACCCGAGTTTTGGTTAAACATTCAGCACGCCGTTGAACTATGGGATGTTCGACACAAAGCGTATGAACAAGAGGCTAAAAACGTTAAGCGTCTGAAGCCTCATGATAGTTCTTATCAAAAAGCTTAA
- a CDS encoding helix-turn-helix transcriptional regulator codes for MAMLHKRDRLILDLLREEPRSYSELELLLKEQGLIYSKRSIERRLPKLKLQGHPIVKREKGEGKKQHIWKWQERPSGVAVATDKQQITEDYQALAIALAERYWSITALPEREKSLSKLFEEAREQLEDSESREARWYKKARAVEPSHWLKEPKLDKRVFDCICYALLREEPIIITYKSHGRDTPYKITVTPLGIFFRGRVAYLVAYDHERQVTRNRPISRIVEAKSKLGSAIIPKGFDIDTYINSHAGSITYGEPIRLKAVIFESIEREIAEAHLGENQTIKPYGRDERFKLLEVSVPYTLDLIQWLLARAAYLKVLEPIEFKNKFEEEIKRMYINVMSEAPEVPIKLNFGG; via the coding sequence ATGGCTATGCTACACAAGCGAGATAGACTCATTCTTGATTTATTGCGAGAAGAGCCGCGATCATATTCTGAGTTAGAACTTTTACTGAAAGAACAAGGGCTTATTTACTCTAAACGGAGTATTGAGCGCAGACTGCCTAAGTTGAAGTTACAAGGTCACCCAATTGTTAAGCGTGAAAAGGGCGAAGGTAAAAAGCAGCATATTTGGAAATGGCAGGAGAGACCTTCCGGTGTAGCCGTCGCAACTGACAAACAGCAAATAACAGAAGACTACCAGGCGCTAGCGATAGCACTGGCAGAGAGATATTGGTCGATTACAGCCTTGCCAGAGCGTGAGAAATCTTTATCGAAACTTTTCGAAGAGGCTCGTGAACAATTAGAAGATAGTGAATCGCGTGAAGCTCGTTGGTACAAAAAAGCACGGGCTGTGGAGCCATCACATTGGTTGAAGGAACCAAAGTTAGATAAACGAGTGTTTGACTGTATTTGTTATGCATTACTACGCGAAGAGCCAATAATAATCACCTATAAATCTCATGGTAGAGATACGCCATACAAAATCACTGTTACTCCGCTGGGTATTTTTTTCAGAGGTAGAGTGGCTTATTTAGTTGCATATGATCATGAGCGTCAAGTTACTAGAAACCGTCCCATTTCACGTATTGTGGAGGCAAAATCAAAACTAGGATCGGCTATTATTCCGAAAGGTTTTGATATCGATACTTATATAAATTCACATGCGGGATCGATTACTTATGGTGAGCCAATTCGCTTAAAGGCTGTAATTTTTGAGTCTATTGAGCGCGAGATAGCCGAGGCACACTTAGGTGAAAACCAAACTATTAAACCTTATGGTCGCGATGAGAGGTTTAAACTACTTGAGGTGAGCGTGCCTTACACGCTTGACTTAATTCAATGGCTATTAGCGCGAGCTGCTTATTTAAAGGTGCTAGAGCCAATTGAATTTAAGAACAAATTCGAAGAAGAAATTAAGCGAATGTATATAAATGTAATGAGCGAAGCACCAGAGGTGCCGATAAAACTGAATTTCGGTGGATAA
- a CDS encoding HNH endonuclease, producing MSSKLSAFLSQKMSMTEVYQPVIIKELLLKNGKCSKTDLAVALARYDLSVLDYYKKIVMRWPKKILSKHGIITYEREGEVFRLGAELVDSGNVEHEVGICEQKIEEWIDKKRNREKTPQANESLRYKILKRSHGKCELCGIDSSLRPIDIDHIVPQSTQNKNGKVKKDGNWIDVHSEENLQALCFKCNRAKRASDETDFRRTKKLVRDKIPKIIKNEGRTPIIKELQGKSLMHALKEKLVEEHGEYIAETDKAKSVSELADMVEVIFSLAKCKGFSKEQLLKIAEDKRLKNGGFDKGFYYEGDETNKAIK from the coding sequence ATGAGTTCTAAGCTCAGTGCATTTTTAAGCCAAAAGATGTCTATGACAGAAGTTTATCAACCGGTGATAATTAAAGAATTGCTACTAAAAAATGGTAAATGTTCAAAAACAGACTTGGCAGTTGCACTAGCAAGATACGACTTATCTGTTCTCGATTACTACAAAAAGATAGTCATGCGCTGGCCAAAAAAAATACTATCTAAACATGGCATCATAACCTATGAAAGAGAGGGTGAAGTCTTTCGTTTGGGTGCCGAACTTGTTGATTCAGGTAATGTGGAACATGAAGTTGGTATTTGTGAGCAAAAAATTGAAGAGTGGATTGACAAAAAAAGGAACCGAGAAAAAACACCTCAGGCCAATGAGTCACTCAGATACAAAATTTTAAAGCGCTCGCATGGGAAGTGTGAGCTATGTGGCATTGACTCCTCATTAAGGCCAATTGACATTGATCATATTGTTCCACAGTCCACTCAAAACAAAAACGGCAAGGTTAAAAAAGACGGTAACTGGATTGATGTTCATTCTGAAGAAAATCTACAAGCCCTTTGTTTCAAGTGCAACCGGGCTAAAAGAGCCAGTGATGAAACTGATTTTAGGCGAACGAAAAAGTTAGTCAGAGACAAAATCCCTAAAATCATCAAAAATGAAGGTCGTACTCCTATTATTAAGGAGTTGCAAGGGAAAAGCCTCATGCATGCGTTGAAGGAAAAATTAGTCGAAGAGCATGGGGAGTATATTGCAGAAACAGATAAGGCTAAGTCCGTATCTGAATTGGCAGATATGGTTGAGGTAATCTTTTCATTAGCCAAGTGCAAAGGCTTTAGCAAAGAACAACTATTGAAGATTGCGGAAGACAAGAGACTAAAAAATGGTGGCTTCGATAAAGGTTTTTATTATGAGGGCGATGAAACCAATAAAGCAATCAAGTAA
- the yafN gene encoding type I toxin-antitoxin system antitoxin YafN encodes MNTQTILAEKTVSASDVRKHPCQYFEAEPVAVLSHNKTAGYMVGAELFEAMVRQLEACNPKVESLFRPTAARLKAISADAERLLAEAKKSDLDDFEE; translated from the coding sequence ATGAACACACAAACAATATTGGCTGAAAAAACAGTATCTGCCAGCGATGTACGCAAGCATCCCTGCCAGTATTTTGAAGCTGAACCTGTGGCGGTACTCTCCCACAATAAAACCGCTGGCTATATGGTGGGTGCCGAATTATTTGAAGCTATGGTGCGCCAGTTGGAAGCCTGTAACCCTAAAGTAGAATCCCTTTTTAGGCCGACAGCAGCGCGCCTAAAGGCTATTAGCGCCGACGCAGAGAGGCTTTTAGCTGAAGCGAAAAAGTCTGACCTGGATGACTTTGAAGAGTGA
- a CDS encoding AAA family ATPase has translation MALTTSQKKVLLNAYYSSFNQDIRDKILSGTQSNDRLAACLVHLKGECEVNRHTRLTMFDLFSSETVLFGFSLRNIIIPDMSRATSKLKELGENAAIKYEGYDFFDYLADVKSFYKKTTAEGELKLSKIADYFADRNLKQQPQNEFDQDTFWNDDFGEGTVTDAANDLFDFSEELLESPTKQINRLSYLNIAELVKSGDSEVQELLNNLCWMYQAKQQMDEDSSDKNVAFIDIDLFMAAASGCIGLISDLAVAFKKQPFLVEFPKESTKLRERLLDVVDERTTETVTNSVRGASKHWFAIAENKHKAKLGLDWEVDDLLRNLLTKSNDGTISFCVGDIEQLLCSCAELRARFSLPENKGLLIRFIENNLLQNSTPVLQQAKAAKQTLYKRVIGQTQAVESVSSALSSLMVSGGNQHLGVSTFLGESGSGKTHLAECFANVFTEELSLDYQFLVMNMEQYSDKRDVSKLFGSGSQYVDSALGDITLPVVKKPRTIIVFDEIEKAHKEVIQSLLTLIDKGVAEDRTTGRKVDFSLCYFVFTTNIGSDDISKFSSQNEMDVIELLTRKKSNSDRVLSPEMANRLAAGNVTIFRPLTAGSLIKLAKAEAAKVRTESNVRWPESAEEIILATLGGAATPRAIKGQLQKLKGEFISEQLDKLDSNRVSLLNNIRFSSNRIIEAVPVLVSFITKNERLQSYQSKECEICNDTSLYSVRKQLESDSDVVVIDESTLDAEVSDVVKLLNKYREKTILTLGAEGVTPLLSKPCAGALVFEHYIASGRSVNGTTQTIVMRAQHIARLLKYVQTALKRNEKVDYAFRSKVTEEGIEATINLLDRKQVVRAEDADLPFISFAGKPKGALSEVIGQENTKKRLKLIVEMLNGSSRRGSSNIPIPKGYLFAGPPGTGKTHMARSLAAESDMFFFNVNASDLLIGNAVDNVNKLFDVAVRYAPSMIFIDEIDSIAMSRKNATQGATVVVNSLLTALDGFQQKDGKVFVMAATNNPQQLDPALTRAGRFDRTIFFDAPCKKAREKCIRAWFESNHYRLDDTLLNELVTMLEGATIGRIREVFNNSVLTSMSEDIEWQPSVLIEEIRSVKLGAVSHTMVQSKQQIQNTAYHESGHLVAHKLLLPDVPVEFASVQPRGAALGMVVPGASDNEPVLSKQRVKAYLQIFLAGIAAEHMLGLTGDSQTIGGADDRRKATQLAKNAILNWGMSDNFGFAIPSELSVDESTVNNEVNNWLQDAFETVSALLSENKSLLDAISAELAEKEQLDKHDIERLFGSKPSPHIAL, from the coding sequence ATGGCTTTAACTACCTCTCAGAAAAAAGTACTTCTTAATGCCTATTACAGCAGTTTCAATCAGGATATCCGCGATAAGATACTGTCAGGTACTCAGAGCAATGATCGTCTTGCGGCGTGCCTAGTTCACTTAAAAGGTGAGTGTGAAGTTAACCGCCATACGCGTCTTACTATGTTCGATCTCTTCAGTTCAGAAACTGTGCTATTCGGTTTTAGTCTTAGAAATATCATTATACCGGATATGAGTCGCGCTACTTCTAAACTAAAGGAATTAGGAGAAAACGCGGCAATAAAATATGAGGGGTACGACTTTTTCGATTATCTTGCTGACGTTAAGAGTTTTTACAAAAAAACAACGGCAGAGGGAGAGTTAAAGCTTTCGAAGATTGCTGACTATTTCGCTGATCGAAATTTAAAGCAACAGCCGCAAAATGAGTTTGACCAGGATACATTCTGGAATGATGATTTTGGAGAGGGAACGGTCACTGATGCGGCGAACGACCTATTCGACTTTTCTGAAGAGCTACTAGAGTCGCCAACTAAACAAATTAATAGACTCAGCTATTTGAACATCGCTGAGCTTGTTAAGTCCGGTGATTCTGAAGTGCAAGAGTTATTAAATAATCTATGTTGGATGTATCAAGCTAAACAGCAAATGGACGAAGACTCGTCTGATAAAAATGTTGCTTTCATCGATATCGATCTGTTTATGGCCGCGGCATCAGGCTGTATCGGCTTGATAAGCGATTTAGCCGTTGCTTTTAAAAAACAGCCCTTTTTGGTTGAGTTTCCGAAAGAGTCTACAAAACTTAGAGAGCGGCTTCTTGACGTGGTGGATGAAAGAACGACAGAAACCGTTACAAACTCCGTTCGTGGTGCGAGTAAGCATTGGTTCGCTATTGCTGAGAATAAGCACAAAGCAAAGCTTGGCCTGGATTGGGAGGTCGATGACTTATTGAGAAACCTGCTGACAAAAAGCAATGATGGAACAATTAGCTTCTGCGTGGGCGATATCGAACAGCTGCTGTGTTCATGTGCTGAGTTGCGAGCGCGTTTTTCTCTTCCTGAGAATAAAGGCTTGCTGATACGGTTTATCGAAAACAACCTCTTGCAAAACTCAACTCCTGTTTTACAGCAGGCCAAAGCCGCCAAGCAGACACTATATAAGAGGGTAATTGGACAAACGCAGGCCGTTGAAAGCGTATCTTCAGCTTTGTCTTCATTGATGGTAAGTGGTGGAAATCAACATCTGGGAGTATCAACGTTTTTGGGCGAAAGCGGCTCGGGAAAAACTCACCTTGCGGAGTGTTTTGCTAATGTTTTTACCGAGGAGCTGTCACTTGATTATCAGTTTCTTGTAATGAATATGGAGCAATATTCAGACAAGCGAGATGTATCAAAGCTGTTCGGATCTGGCTCTCAGTATGTTGATTCGGCTTTGGGAGACATCACACTACCGGTCGTGAAGAAACCTCGTACCATTATCGTTTTCGATGAGATTGAAAAGGCTCATAAAGAAGTCATTCAGTCGCTATTAACGCTTATTGATAAGGGCGTTGCTGAAGATAGAACAACTGGCCGTAAAGTCGATTTCTCTCTTTGCTACTTTGTATTTACTACCAACATAGGTAGCGACGATATCAGTAAGTTTTCATCACAAAATGAAATGGATGTGATAGAGCTTCTTACGCGGAAAAAGTCGAATTCGGACAGAGTGCTTTCTCCTGAGATGGCCAATCGGCTAGCTGCTGGTAACGTCACGATATTCAGACCGTTGACTGCGGGGAGTTTGATAAAGTTAGCAAAGGCTGAGGCAGCGAAGGTTAGAACTGAGAGCAATGTGCGCTGGCCTGAAAGCGCAGAAGAAATTATCTTAGCGACTTTAGGTGGAGCGGCAACACCGCGAGCAATAAAGGGGCAGTTACAAAAACTCAAGGGTGAGTTTATTAGTGAGCAACTGGATAAGCTGGATAGTAATCGAGTGAGCTTGCTTAATAATATACGATTCTCTTCCAACCGTATTATCGAGGCGGTTCCTGTACTGGTAAGTTTCATAACAAAAAATGAGCGACTCCAGTCATATCAGAGCAAAGAGTGTGAAATCTGTAACGATACAAGCTTGTATTCTGTTCGCAAACAACTGGAAAGCGACTCAGACGTCGTTGTAATCGATGAGTCTACTCTCGATGCAGAGGTTTCGGATGTTGTTAAGCTACTAAATAAATATCGGGAGAAAACGATTCTGACATTAGGCGCCGAGGGAGTTACGCCATTGCTGAGCAAGCCTTGCGCTGGCGCATTAGTCTTCGAGCATTACATCGCTTCTGGGCGCTCTGTAAACGGAACGACTCAAACAATAGTGATGCGTGCGCAGCATATCGCCCGTCTGCTCAAATACGTTCAAACGGCTTTAAAACGCAATGAAAAAGTGGATTATGCTTTTCGATCTAAAGTGACTGAAGAAGGTATTGAAGCAACTATTAACCTGCTGGACAGAAAACAGGTGGTAAGAGCCGAAGATGCTGATCTTCCGTTTATCAGCTTTGCGGGTAAGCCAAAGGGAGCGCTTTCAGAGGTTATTGGGCAGGAAAATACCAAGAAGCGACTGAAGCTCATAGTCGAGATGCTGAACGGGTCGAGCCGTAGAGGTTCTAGCAATATACCAATACCAAAAGGGTACCTTTTCGCAGGGCCTCCAGGCACCGGAAAAACACACATGGCGCGCAGCCTGGCCGCAGAGAGTGACATGTTTTTCTTTAATGTTAACGCCTCAGATTTATTGATAGGCAATGCTGTTGATAATGTAAATAAGTTGTTCGATGTGGCTGTACGCTATGCGCCGTCAATGATTTTCATTGATGAAATTGACTCAATCGCAATGAGTCGAAAAAATGCCACTCAAGGGGCGACTGTTGTGGTTAATTCGTTGCTTACTGCGCTTGACGGCTTTCAACAAAAAGACGGTAAAGTGTTTGTAATGGCTGCGACCAATAACCCACAACAGTTGGACCCGGCGTTAACCAGGGCCGGGCGCTTTGACCGCACCATTTTCTTCGACGCTCCGTGTAAAAAGGCGCGTGAAAAATGTATTCGAGCTTGGTTCGAGAGTAATCATTACAGGTTGGATGATACTCTTCTGAATGAGTTGGTAACTATGCTTGAAGGCGCCACCATCGGTCGAATCAGGGAAGTTTTTAATAACTCTGTTCTGACCTCTATGAGCGAGGATATAGAATGGCAGCCCTCAGTGCTGATTGAAGAAATTCGCTCTGTAAAATTGGGGGCTGTGAGTCATACAATGGTCCAGAGTAAGCAGCAAATCCAAAATACCGCCTATCATGAGTCTGGGCATTTGGTTGCACACAAACTTCTATTACCCGATGTGCCGGTCGAGTTCGCATCTGTACAACCCCGGGGGGCTGCTCTTGGAATGGTGGTTCCGGGTGCATCTGACAACGAACCGGTATTATCAAAGCAGAGAGTCAAAGCTTACCTACAGATCTTTTTAGCGGGTATTGCTGCAGAACATATGTTGGGCTTGACCGGAGACTCTCAAACAATAGGTGGAGCTGATGACCGCAGGAAAGCCACCCAGCTCGCTAAAAACGCTATCCTGAACTGGGGAATGTCTGATAACTTTGGTTTTGCTATCCCGTCTGAGCTATCTGTTGATGAGTCGACAGTGAATAATGAAGTCAATAACTGGCTCCAGGATGCCTTTGAAACAGTATCGGCGCTTTTATCTGAGAATAAGTCGTTGCTTGATGCGATTAGTGCGGAACTCGCAGAAAAAGAGCAGTTAGATAAGCACGATATAGAGCGCCTTTTTGGGAGTAAGCCAAGCCCGCACATTGCGCTCTAA
- a CDS encoding class I SAM-dependent methyltransferase, whose amino-acid sequence MSYYNDNAQDFFNGTISVDMSPLYREFLPLLPEKSRILDVGCGSGRDSKAFKDTGYDVYAIEPSSNLAQLAERVIGDTVEVTTIQKFHPGFNFDAIWACASLLHIPMAELRGTFCHLSEILKKRGIIYCSFKYGDKETLRGKRKFTDLNEALLVEILPPPLSIYKTWVTFDIRPDRKEQWLNALLIKD is encoded by the coding sequence ATGTCCTACTACAACGATAACGCTCAGGATTTTTTTAATGGGACGATAAGTGTCGACATGTCGCCCTTATACAGGGAGTTCTTACCGTTGTTACCAGAGAAGTCGAGAATTCTGGATGTTGGGTGCGGCTCGGGACGTGACAGTAAAGCATTTAAAGATACTGGATATGATGTTTATGCTATAGAACCGAGTTCAAACCTTGCCCAACTTGCCGAGAGAGTTATCGGAGATACCGTCGAGGTGACGACGATTCAAAAGTTCCACCCCGGCTTTAATTTTGACGCTATTTGGGCCTGCGCCTCATTACTTCATATTCCAATGGCAGAGTTAAGAGGAACGTTTTGTCATTTAAGTGAAATACTTAAAAAAAGAGGAATTATATATTGTTCTTTTAAGTATGGTGATAAAGAAACTCTGCGCGGTAAAAGAAAATTTACGGATTTGAATGAGGCTCTACTGGTAGAGATTTTGCCCCCACCTCTCAGTATTTATAAAACTTGGGTAACCTTTGATATAAGGCCAGACAGAAAAGAGCAATGGCTCAATGCACTTTTAATTAAGGATTGA
- a CDS encoding type II toxin-antitoxin system YafO family toxin yields MIRVFKSKQIRQQLTDTELDALVRDFKRYKSGEGVPDFFGRDERYDHPDTFPVLRDNEVMHLHLENPDEPWPLHCIQFSKKSNTHLVYCPAAMTSNCYLLMVILDPSAHNKAWSSSVMLPLGTMAENFRNKY; encoded by the coding sequence GTGATTAGGGTTTTTAAGAGCAAACAGATTCGTCAGCAATTAACAGATACGGAACTGGATGCATTAGTTAGAGACTTTAAACGTTATAAAAGTGGTGAAGGCGTGCCCGACTTTTTCGGGCGCGATGAACGTTACGATCACCCCGACACTTTTCCCGTTCTTCGTGACAATGAAGTAATGCACTTGCATCTGGAAAACCCCGATGAGCCATGGCCTTTGCATTGCATTCAATTTTCTAAGAAAAGTAATACCCACTTGGTTTATTGCCCTGCTGCTATGACTTCTAACTGTTACTTACTCATGGTGATTTTAGACCCGTCAGCACACAATAAAGCCTGGAGTAGTTCGGTTATGCTGCCTTTAGGAACAATGGCAGAGAACTTCAGAAATAAGTACTAA
- a CDS encoding Eco57I restriction-modification methylase domain-containing protein, producing MMVRDVLSIDVALHSMNDRQLYELALETDVDPYTIHEIHNMYVRWSSEKKLRLSNGIVCTPYFVAEYMVAESFGLIGASQKDVSWYDPCCGSGIFLEAIIKKYLDNNREISVDSLPKLRARELSPVGVFLSLLVVKKLLKNYGISFKKYIESGRFSIFCGDALSIYTERKTLLDLDPERFDVVIGNPPYVRSTRIGKNKKIFLKDKYPDVYTGTADLYFYFISNALEALKDNGVLNFISPAGFFRTKSADKLREKIYHSARLRKLIDLDELQIFENADIHTTIYWLNKSTLINDGSSFKYSHLKKSDDLISLKQSEVKWETKIAGGTSEKKWTFSRKESDYDFSQHDNLVTLKEAGFKIYSGIRPAYKKAYVYKAEDIQHLSADLKSKWFIPCMEGRDLSSWQSKESGKFLLFIPKGTVSIPEEIMSLLEEHRVHLTSVNRERRGEWYSLRSCSYYPVFRKSRIVFPDISATSRFSLETRYSINLDGTFVIDTSNLALLGLLNSKIAWNFYLNNYSSIGNATNKGRLRFKKHHIEEMLIPKAIVEGSDIVSDINKIVISIVNNGMSLSKEHELNRLVDKLYNESK from the coding sequence ATGATGGTGAGAGATGTACTTTCAATTGACGTTGCGTTGCATTCGATGAATGATCGTCAGCTATACGAGCTGGCGTTAGAGACTGATGTCGATCCTTACACTATCCATGAAATTCATAATATGTACGTTAGATGGTCTAGCGAAAAGAAACTCAGATTATCTAATGGTATTGTTTGTACACCATATTTTGTAGCGGAGTATATGGTAGCTGAATCGTTTGGGCTTATCGGTGCTAGCCAAAAGGATGTAAGTTGGTACGACCCTTGTTGTGGATCTGGAATTTTTCTTGAGGCGATCATAAAGAAATATTTGGATAACAATCGAGAAATATCGGTAGATTCGCTTCCAAAGTTAAGAGCCCGTGAGCTGTCTCCTGTTGGCGTATTTCTTTCACTTCTAGTCGTTAAAAAACTGCTAAAAAATTATGGCATTAGTTTTAAAAAGTATATTGAGAGTGGGCGGTTTTCCATTTTCTGTGGAGACGCATTAAGCATTTACACTGAGAGAAAAACTCTACTTGATTTAGATCCAGAAAGGTTTGATGTAGTTATTGGTAATCCGCCATATGTCAGATCTACAAGAATTGGTAAAAATAAAAAAATTTTTTTAAAAGACAAGTATCCAGACGTCTACACGGGAACCGCCGATTTGTATTTCTATTTTATTTCTAATGCGCTTGAAGCTCTCAAAGACAATGGAGTTTTGAATTTCATTTCGCCCGCTGGCTTTTTTAGAACAAAATCAGCCGATAAATTAAGGGAAAAAATATATCATTCTGCACGATTACGGAAATTAATAGACTTAGATGAGTTGCAGATATTCGAAAATGCCGATATCCATACTACTATTTATTGGTTAAATAAAAGCACATTGATCAATGACGGTTCTAGTTTCAAATATAGCCATTTAAAAAAATCAGATGATTTAATTAGTTTGAAGCAAAGTGAAGTTAAATGGGAAACTAAAATAGCAGGTGGTACTTCAGAAAAAAAATGGACTTTTAGCCGGAAGGAGTCCGATTACGATTTCTCGCAGCATGACAACCTTGTGACTTTAAAGGAAGCGGGCTTTAAAATATACTCTGGTATTCGGCCTGCTTATAAAAAAGCCTATGTATATAAAGCTGAAGATATACAACATTTAAGCGCTGATCTTAAGTCAAAATGGTTTATTCCCTGCATGGAGGGAAGGGATTTGTCCTCTTGGCAATCAAAAGAAAGTGGTAAGTTTTTACTTTTTATTCCAAAAGGCACCGTAAGTATACCTGAAGAAATCATGTCACTTCTTGAAGAGCATAGAGTCCACCTGACATCGGTCAACAGGGAAAGACGTGGTGAATGGTATTCACTCCGATCTTGTTCCTATTACCCAGTATTTCGAAAGAGTCGGATCGTTTTTCCTGATATAAGCGCAACTAGTAGGTTTTCTTTGGAAACAAGGTACTCCATCAACTTAGATGGAACCTTTGTAATAGATACGTCTAACTTAGCATTGCTTGGTCTTCTGAATAGCAAAATTGCTTGGAATTTCTATCTAAATAATTACTCAAGTATCGGCAATGCGACTAATAAAGGCAGGCTTCGTTTTAAAAAGCACCATATTGAAGAAATGTTGATACCTAAAGCTATAGTGGAAGGCTCAGATATCGTCTCGGATATTAATAAAATTGTAATTAGTATCGTTAACAACGGTATGTCGTTGTCGAAAGAACATGAGCTAAATAGACTTGTTGATAAACTATATAATGAAAGCAAATAA